TGATTCAGTAACAGTCGGTCAATGCAATTCTCGACTGTTTCTCATTTTTGTATATTTTCAACCGGCAATGCTGAATAACCGGTTTTGTTTCTTGTAGCTGATAAACAATGACAAGTTTAGAAGTGCTGAACACAGAGTGGTGGCCACGAAACGAGGACCTCGATTGTCTGCAGCATGCTTCTTTTATCCAACCGTGATGAATCAAGAGCTAACTTTTCGGCCTCTAAATGGCGTACTCTCTGATGACAGTCCTGCATTATACAAAGAGAGCACACATTCTGAATACCTCAAGCATCACAGTTTATATGGAAGTTGTGCTTCCAAAGCTCTTCATGGTTTACGATTATAGTTCAGATCAATTCATTATGAATACGCCTCACCCATTACGCGATACACTCTTAAAACTTAAAAGAGTATGTTACATAGATTTAAGTAAGCAAAAGAACAGTTTACAGTTGTAAGCTACAGCCGAAATTGAGTGAGAGCTTTGGAGCCAGCATTTCCTTTGGGAATGGCCAGGTTATGTTGTTATCTGGACATGATATTGACCCATAAAAGTTGTTGTCTCTTAGAACAAGTACCCGTAAACTAGACAAGTTCCTTAACGAGTCAGGGAAAGTGCCATTAAAACGATTTTTTTCTGATGTCTAACACCTCTAACTGCTTGCAGTTGGCCAGTGATCTTGGAATTTGTCCTTGAAGAAAGTTTTCACCAATGTTGAGAGTACTTAAACTGCATCCTTTTGCAAATTATTCTTTATACGTTCCActcagaaaaataaaataaaaaaatcatgTCATCATAGCAGGACATTTACAGGCGATATCTCCATGAGCAGTGGGAAGTGCTTTCAAATGGACTGACAACCAATATGCTGCCTTGTTATGCCATTGAAAATGAATCCTTATGGGCACGCCAGACGGCAAAGTTATGAGCCCAAAAGCGAGGCCCATCATGGACATCATGCCCGGCCTGTCTCAACCTTATAACGCAATTTTGCCATCTCTTCTATCACTTCGTCTTATTCAGCCTAATATTCCCCTTTCagtaggagggagtatattatattAGCAACTATAATAAAAAAATTCCAACACTTTTTAAAACAGCTTTACACGTTTTGACTTGCTCGATTATTCCTCTTCAAAAAGGCCAGACGAAACTCTCAATATAATCTTCCACATCCCATAAATGACCGTCGTAATGTCCACCCAAATTAGTGTCATCCCCTTGGTGACATTGTGTAACGTCCTGACCTTGATCGATCACCTTGAGCTCCTTCAAATGGTGTACCAAACACTTTCCATTCTTTGAGAAGTGAATGAAATCGACATACCCGACATTAACATAGAACAATTTCTCCCATGAATTCCAATCATTTCGATCTTTCAACATCCAAACATCGAAACAAGTATTATCTACGTAACGACACAATGACAAGCAACCTTGTATCCCAAACAAAGGCAGGTTAGCTTCGCTCTCTTGAAGCAACCAGCTCATCCATGGGTGTACCTCCAATTGTTCGTCATCTAAATTAAATCCAACAACGCGATTTTCTTGATCTCCTTGATCGCGAATTCTAAGAGGCCAGTACACAGTGTTATCGATCAAAACACCCTTATGAATTCCTATTGTAGACACACGATTATTATCTAAAACACAAGCTATTCTTCGCCATTTTCCAATGACCAAAGAATATACGTATAAATGAGTATTTAAATCATTAGTATAACTCGTAAAAATGGCAACAATCTTGTAGTCGTCAGTGTATGATCCATGACCGAACCCATAAGCTGCCGTGAACATAAAGGGTTCGATTTCTTCAAGTTCAACAATTTGGTCAATTTCTTGACTTTGTCGAATAGCAGGGTTCCAAAGATAGAAGGTACGATGTTGGTTTAATTCGCGGTACAAGCATACAAGCCCGTCACAAGAACCAACTATATCTATAACCCCACCTACACCATTATTATCAATGTCTAGGGGAAGTATTACATGTTTTAAATCGTGTTGAATTTCATCGTAGGATAACAAGTTGAACACATAATTACATCTTTCTGAATCATTTGCAAGTAAAAGAAAGTTATGAGGGCGCCCGGATGAATATCTAAGGTGCGATTTTGCAAAATCATGCCTCGAAATGGCGTATAACCAATCCTTACAAACGGACTTGAAGCGAAATAGAGATCTTACCGGAAGTCTTGGTAATATATTTTCTAGTATCAGGTGATCAGGAAGACGCGTCATTAGAACGGATTTGGAATGGTTGATTGATCACCTGTAAACTCGTCTTACAAGAGACTTATTAATATGATTAGTATGATTATAGAAGGTCGTTGACCTTGTAATTAGTACAGAGATGTTAAAGGTGTTTAATTAGATGTTAGTTAGAAGGGAGGGGTTGATTATAATAGAGAAGACGTTAACATTATTGACAACCAACTAACGTCTAAGGCATTGTTGGCAAAATGACAAGGTATCTTATTCAAATCGTCACGCAATCAAGTCCACTAATTAAATATACTGGGCACACATTTAAGTTAAAAGTGTTTTCGTAGGGACGTGCCACCCTGTTAAGTATGAAATTCGAATATCTCATTTTTTTCGTTTTCAATTACTTGGGGCAGGTGGAAATATGTTTACGTTAAACAGTTATTATAGGAACATATTAAGTTCGAAAATCGTAGTTTTTTAATTTCAACTCTTGGTTTACCTATATTATTTAGTCGAGTTATTAATTTATcctatttttattttaaaaatgtcTTCGATATATAAATTGATCAAATTGTATAAACCATAATTTTGTCTAATTGTCATCCAGAATCAGTAGCTGAAAATATACGGAGTACTTCTCTATCCGAGACTCCGATTCAATAAATTTAATTTACTTTAGTAAACTGTAAACGTAAATAAATTGACGGGTAAATTACGAAAGCGTGCCAGTGTGCCTGTATGAGTATTCTGGCTGGGCCACAATTCTGGGCTTTCTGGCTCAATTTTGCCACTCATGAAGCGTGCAATTGTTGGGCTATACCAAGGAACAAGCCCATTAGCCCAATATTCATTCTGTATgagtatgcattcatggaaaaagaaataaataaaaatagagAAAAACAAGTCATATAAGAAAGAAATTAACTAAGCACTTCACCAATGATAGACCCAAAGTATCGCATATACTATTATAGGTTTTGCACGCAAATGTAACCTAGTTTAGTTGATAAAGTCATAAAAGCTGATACTCATGACCTGATTTCCAATCTTATCAACATCAAAATCGCATATACTATATTATAGGTTTTGCGGGTAGATGTAACCTAATTTAGTTGATAAAGTAATGAGAGAGAGTATTCATGACCTGGTTTCCAGTCTTGTCGGCATCAAAATCGTTCTTGTAATTCTCTTTACACTCCAAAAAGAAAAACGAACATATAATCAATCCCTTGAACAAATGGGAGACCCATATGCTCCCGAAAGTTGGATTTGGCAGTGAGAGGAAATCCTTGGATACTTGTATAAAACTCGATAGAACTCATCTTCCGGGAGGGAGTTATTTGAATGGATGTATGAAGACGATGTCGTCCGGAAGGGAGCTCCATCTATGGTGTTGTTCCATTGTTGTTAATCGGCTAGGGTTTTGTTCCATTGTTAATCGGCTATGCTTATATTGGAGATTTAGAAGTAACAGGCAAGGTATGTATTACAGTATTAGGGTTTATGGTCAAACCTAGAAACTTTTGACCATGAATAAGTCAAAGATATAAAATTGGGATATTCAACGGCGTACCCTTCAatttttcggttttctatgttgtatccttatatttttatataatacatTGTACTCTTAAACGTCTTACTTATTTCTCTATCATGAGATTCATGACCTCCTTTAACTCTCCATTAACTTTATTAATATCAAACAACCGTATTTTGATTTTTATTCTGACTCGTTAATATTCTATCACTATCCTATGTAAAAAGTATCACAAATCACTTTTCATAAGCTTAAATTACTATTAAAAACCTTAGTtatgattcatgaaatgataacTTCAGATTTGATGAATTTTTAGTTAGATTCATATACTATTTggtgggttaatgggtaatttggcgaatcccctatttactaaataaaTAGATGATTCTACGTTTTTTCCCACCTAATTATATTATCTTTTATTTGGGCCTTTAAATTTCCATTCTATTAGACACACTATGGGCCAAATCTGCAAgctcaaaaaaataaaataaaaaaaataatgtaaACTAGATAATCATCAACTAGTATAGACCTCGTGCAATATATTCACGGTATTTATAAAGTTTTAGTTTTCAGTGTATTATTTATTATCTAtaaaatttaaattgacaattcatttatttttcatgtttcctCATTGTATTTTGATTAGAGCAATAAAAATTAATCGTAAGAAGTACAGAAATAAGTATTTTTGTtgaaattttttgttttgtttttttttaccgATAAATTAATGATGTcaatttacaaatatttactaataacatattttttaacCGCAACTTTTATCATAAGAAGTTAATGAATTTTTATCATAAAGTTCTTTAAAAAAAGAATTCCTTTATCATAAAAAGATcgaagataaatttgtgtagaatgcgaaatattaaatgttataacttatgaatatttaaatacaaaagattgTGTGCATTTATAACCTATCATGTCCATACCTATAGTATATACTAAGAATATCAAACACTATTCTAGGAAACATGTTTTAGGCGAGAAAAATTGGAGTTGCGCCTATATTTTTAGTAAATGGGGATCATTGCtataattaatttatctcatcccctatataataagaaaataaaattcTCTAAgattttccctccaaaatcaTCAAGTTAAATAAGAAAACGAAAAGACTTATTCATTACAattatta
The Silene latifolia isolate original U9 population chromosome 11, ASM4854445v1, whole genome shotgun sequence genome window above contains:
- the LOC141612865 gene encoding F-box/kelch-repeat protein At3g23880-like, whose protein sequence is MTRLPDHLILENILPRLPVRSLFRFKSVCKDWLYAISRHDFAKSHLRYSSGRPHNFLLLANDSERCNYVFNLLSYDEIQHDLKHVILPLDIDNNGVGGVIDIVGSCDGLVCLYRELNQHRTFYLWNPAIRQSQEIDQIVELEEIEPFMFTAAYGFGHGSYTDDYKIVAIFTSYTNDLNTHLYVYSLVIGKWRRIACVLDNNRVSTIGIHKGVLIDNTVYWPLRIRDQGDQENRVVGFNLDDEQLEVHPWMSWLLQESEANLPLFGIQGCLSLCRYVDNTCFDVWMLKDRNDWNSWEKLFYVNVGYVDFIHFSKNGKCLVHHLKELKVIDQGQDVTQCHQGDDTNLGGHYDGHLWDVEDYIESFVWPF